In Oscillatoria acuminata PCC 6304, a single window of DNA contains:
- a CDS encoding PAS domain-containing sensor histidine kinase codes for MRGVSQNQEIGDDADRPNNRQKLVYWTVGFTAIAMAVAGTGIYLLDRMILFQGRSHLEQTVQIQAQLIQEIATVTDTPPTAWEFAQQADQLPQLPRMQMAIAWMETDDSPVMWQQGTASDRLLMPVLRDSELAPAIYRAIQGETGSQLITDEQGIPAIVAYAPIPDLNGAVLTQLEVGQLRSSYLPGPAIAMGIASFIICATGLLFVYQGNRLLTLKKRNSQQYQAMLEAAPEGTIAITDGGKIHWMNTAAVELFGYTPSELQGQNLKLLMPWLMHQEIDAYLTLFLNTRQRPGESNSAYELVGQRKNGTTFPIELAIAHVRLPQGQLYTLFVRDITERKRAQEKLQESYNLLQAISEGTTDSIFVKDLQGRYLSINSAGAKAIGKPVEEILGKNDTELLSPETARQRMKNDHRILLEGETQLLEEEIVPLNADSPSSQPRTYLTSKTVYRSAQGYPIGLIGVARDISDRVEAETALRDTVERLHRTSGELQEKNQQLEATLTQLRRTQTQLIQSEKMSSLGQMVAGIAHEINNPVNFISGNLGYVRDYLENLLDLVELYRQQYGETDPEIADKLEDIELDFLQEDLQKILGSMKVGTDRIRGIVRSLRTFSRLDEAEMKQVNIHEGIESTLLILQGRLKATVERPEINIIPEFGLLPAVECYAGQLNQVFINLLNNAIDALEQKYNRKLGEIPPESPTIRILTAVTGDRVIIRIIDNGPGMNPETQARLFDPFFTTKPVGKGTGLGLSVCYQIIVEKHQGKICCHATPDLGSEFVIEIPIFQGLT; via the coding sequence ATGAGGGGTGTTTCCCAGAATCAGGAAATAGGCGATGATGCCGATCGCCCAAATAACCGTCAAAAACTGGTCTACTGGACAGTTGGTTTCACTGCGATCGCAATGGCAGTGGCGGGAACCGGGATTTATCTCCTGGATCGGATGATTTTGTTCCAAGGGCGATCGCACCTAGAGCAAACCGTGCAAATTCAAGCCCAACTGATCCAGGAGATTGCCACTGTCACGGATACCCCTCCCACCGCCTGGGAGTTTGCCCAACAAGCGGATCAACTCCCTCAACTGCCTCGGATGCAGATGGCGATCGCCTGGATGGAAACCGACGATTCCCCAGTAATGTGGCAACAGGGAACAGCCAGCGATCGCCTGCTGATGCCCGTCCTCCGGGATTCAGAACTCGCCCCTGCCATCTACCGGGCAATCCAGGGGGAAACCGGCAGTCAGTTGATTACCGATGAACAGGGCATTCCGGCGATCGTCGCTTATGCGCCGATTCCCGACTTAAATGGGGCAGTTTTGACCCAACTTGAGGTTGGACAACTGCGCTCATCTTACCTCCCCGGTCCGGCGATCGCTATGGGAATCGCCTCCTTCATCATTTGCGCTACAGGGCTACTCTTTGTCTACCAAGGTAACCGACTCCTTACCCTTAAAAAGCGCAATTCTCAACAATATCAAGCCATGTTGGAAGCGGCCCCCGAGGGGACCATTGCCATCACAGATGGCGGTAAAATTCACTGGATGAATACCGCTGCTGTGGAACTGTTTGGCTATACCCCATCAGAATTACAAGGCCAAAATTTGAAACTCTTGATGCCCTGGTTAATGCACCAAGAAATTGATGCCTATTTGACCCTGTTTTTGAACACTCGTCAAAGGCCGGGGGAAAGCAATTCGGCTTATGAATTAGTGGGACAGCGTAAAAATGGCACAACTTTTCCCATTGAACTGGCGATCGCTCATGTTCGGTTACCCCAAGGTCAACTGTACACCCTATTTGTCCGCGACATCACCGAACGCAAACGCGCCCAGGAAAAATTGCAAGAAAGCTACAATCTGTTGCAAGCTATCTCCGAAGGGACAACCGATAGTATTTTTGTCAAAGATCTTCAGGGTCGCTATCTTTCTATTAACTCGGCTGGGGCGAAGGCCATTGGCAAGCCCGTGGAGGAAATTTTAGGGAAAAATGATACGGAATTACTATCCCCAGAAACTGCACGGCAACGGATGAAAAATGACCACCGAATTTTGTTAGAGGGGGAGACTCAGCTTTTAGAAGAAGAAATTGTGCCCTTGAATGCGGATTCGCCTTCATCTCAACCCCGGACCTATTTAACCTCAAAAACTGTTTATCGTTCCGCCCAAGGTTATCCGATTGGATTAATTGGCGTCGCCCGAGATATTAGCGATCGCGTTGAGGCAGAAACGGCTTTGCGCGACACGGTGGAACGATTGCATCGAACTTCAGGAGAATTGCAGGAAAAAAATCAGCAACTTGAAGCCACCTTAACTCAACTGCGACGGACGCAAACCCAGTTAATTCAATCGGAAAAAATGTCATCTCTGGGTCAAATGGTGGCAGGGATTGCCCATGAAATTAATAATCCCGTGAATTTTATTTCGGGAAATTTGGGATATGTTCGCGATTACCTGGAAAATTTACTCGATTTAGTCGAACTCTACCGACAACAGTATGGAGAAACTGACCCGGAAATTGCTGATAAATTAGAAGACATAGAATTGGATTTTTTGCAAGAGGATTTGCAGAAAATTTTGGGTTCGATGAAAGTGGGAACCGATCGCATTCGAGGCATCGTGCGATCGTTACGCACCTTTTCCCGCCTCGATGAAGCGGAAATGAAGCAAGTGAATATTCACGAAGGCATCGAAAGTACCTTGTTAATTTTGCAAGGCAGACTGAAAGCCACAGTTGAACGACCCGAAATCAACATTATCCCCGAATTTGGCTTACTGCCAGCCGTGGAATGTTATGCGGGACAATTGAATCAAGTGTTTATCAATCTCCTGAATAATGCGATCGATGCCTTAGAGCAAAAGTACAACCGCAAGTTAGGAGAAATACCCCCGGAATCCCCCACCATTCGCATTCTTACCGCCGTCACTGGCGATCGAGTCATCATTCGCATCATTGATAATGGTCCCGGCATGAACCCAGAAACCCAAGCCCGACTCTTCGACCCCTTTTTCACCACCAAACCCGTCGGCAAAGGCACCGGATTAGGACTTTCTGTTTGCTATCAAATTATCGTAGAAAAACATCAAGGTAAAATCTGCTGTCATGCCACCCCGGATTTAGGGTCAGAATTTGTCATAGAAATCCCCATTTTTCAAGGGTTGACTTAG
- a CDS encoding secondary thiamine-phosphate synthase enzyme YjbQ, protein MTYHQQILQLKTTGKSLAKVTAKVEEVVAKSGVQTGLCTLFLRHTSASLLLQENADPDVLEDLQHFFSDLVPEQRRYRHSTEGPDDMPAHIRTALTHTSEQIPIHRGRLVLGTWQGIYIWEHRQQGHYRELVVHIQGE, encoded by the coding sequence ATGACCTACCATCAACAAATCCTCCAACTCAAAACCACGGGAAAATCCCTGGCTAAAGTCACGGCTAAAGTGGAAGAAGTCGTGGCAAAATCGGGAGTACAAACGGGCCTTTGCACCCTGTTTCTGCGCCATACTTCCGCCAGTTTATTGTTGCAAGAAAATGCGGATCCGGATGTCTTAGAGGATTTACAACATTTCTTTTCCGATTTAGTTCCAGAACAACGTCGCTACCGCCATAGTACCGAAGGTCCCGATGATATGCCTGCCCATATTCGCACGGCCCTCACCCACACGAGTGAGCAAATTCCCATCCATCGAGGTCGATTAGTGCTCGGAACCTGGCAGGGAATTTATATTTGGGAACACCGGCAACAGGGTCATTATCGAGAATTAGTAGTTCATATTCAGGGAGAATGA